GTGTAACCACAACTTCCACGTGCACTGCATCCAGCAGTGGCTTGCGACGCCGACGGCCAAGGGTTTGTGTCCCATGTGCCGCCAGCAATTCTCGCTGAAGCGCGGCGTGGCAATCAACGAAGGTCAggttgaaaagctcgctAACCTGTTGCTTCAGCCGCGACCCGCAGCGCTCGCCGCGGACGACCAAGACATGATGATGGATCAGGAGTTTGCAGTGAGGTAGCGCAGCGCCACTCGCGCTGCCAGCCACGCTATGCTTGGCCATGAGCTCCACAGCCACGACGCTGCAGGAAAACTGCCGGCGTGGTGCAGGAAGGCTGCTATACTACTTCTTGCTCGAGGCGTGTGACCGGATCTTAGGGCGCAGATCTCGGAGCCTGCTGCGCGCGCCTAGCCGTACCACGCCTTCTTACGCCATTTCATTCCCGCCTTGCATCTGCCGCGCCTCCTACTTCCATGCGGTTTACTCGTTACCACTGGTTTTCTGTAGAGGCTCAAACCGCAGGGTCTTCATTTACATAAAGGAGgaaaaaaacaatttaTGTCCGGGCGATGACCATTACGAACCACTTTTGAACCTACCAAAATCCATCGTCAACAGACTAGTTTCCCTACGATGCCGGCTATTCTCGCAAAAAGAAGTATGCAAATTTCAGGCGAGGGTCTGCAACGACCTTGCCCCGCTCCACAGTGCGACCTCAACTCTTACTAACACCCCGCACAGTTTACTACTACGACACCTCGGATTCGAGCGCCTGGGTTTGGGCCCGGTGGTTACTGTTCATCATCTTCCTGGTGGTTGTGGTGCTGTATGTTTTTATTATCAACACTCGCCGCCGCAGAAGTGGCAGGGACCCCATAAGGGGCACTGCGTGGCTAGCGCCGCCCCCTTCGTATGGTATCTCTCAGAACCACTACAATCAGCCCACAAACCAGAACCCAGTGCCTGTGTACACGGAGAACGCCAATGCCAATGACGCGGGTTACTTCGACCAGCAAGGGAAGTTTCATCCCACAGGCGCGCCCGTTGTTGCCGACGACGTACCGCAACCTGAGCCCGCAGTGACTCGCGACGACCGCCACTCTCTCACGACTTCATCGTCCTCCTCTATTGAATATCAGCGTCCCCAGGTACCGCCGCCCACTGAAACTGCCTATCAGAGGCCTCCTGGCCCGCCACCTAGCGCCGCGGAACCAGGCGCATCTAAAGTGTGAACCTTAGTACGAAGTGATTATTTCAAGTTTCCCGCGCGGGATGTCTCTATCAATTGTAATCAGTGCTAAAGGGGTATAAAAGCAGAGGCTATAGCAAGACAGAGAAGGTTGAAGCTGTGGtgataaaatcaagaacgAGTTTTCAAGAGCGGTACGCGATAGTCTTGGGCACCTTGTTCATCTAAAATATTCAAACAAATTAATATCAAGTCATGGTGGAGTCAGTTCAACCAAAGTTTGCGCGTCAAGAACTGGTGAAGGATGCGGCCTATATCAACGGAAAATGGGTCAAAGAAAGCGATGCTACATTTGAGGTCACAGATCCAGCGAGCGGCGAGGTGATTGCCACATTGCCAGATCAGGACGTTTCCGCGGTGGACGAGGCAATTGACGCTGCGTACGAGGCGTTCGGGTcgttcaagaagaccacAGGCAGACAGAGGGCCGTGTGGCTACGTAAGATGTACGAATTGATGACGGAGCACGCCGAAGACCTTGGAAAGTTGCTGAGTTGGGAAAATGGTAAGTCGCTCGCAGAAGGTGTGGGCGAGATCAAGTACGCGGCGTCGTTCTACGAGTGGTATGCTGAGGAAGCGCCCCGTGTCAATGGTACTACAATCAACTCCGCCGTCCCAGGAAACCGCGTTTTCACGCAGAGACAGCCTGTCGGGGTGTGCGGTATTATCTGCCCCTGGAATTTTCCCAGCGCGATGATCACGCGTAAGGCTGGTGCGGCGCTAGCTGCCGGCTGCACTGTGGTGCTAAAACCCGACTCACAGACGCCATTGTCCGCTCTCGCGCTCGCACATGTTGCCGAAAAGGCTGGAGTGCCACCTGGTGTTTTCAACGTTGTTCTCTCGCACACGCACACCCCTGAGTTCGGCCTGCGGCTGTGCGAGTCTCCCAAGGTTAAAAAGGTGTCTTTCACTGGCTCCACTGCCGTCGGAAAGATCCTGATGAAGCAGTCCGCTTCAACCCTAAAGAAGCTATCCTTCGAACTTGGTGGCAACGCCCCGCTTATTGTGTTCGAGGACGCAGACTTGGACAAGGCTGTAAACGAAGCCATTGCGTGCAAGTTCCGCGGGCTGGGCCAAACTTGTGTCTGCGCTAACAGACTATATGTGCAGAAGTCGATTATTGACAAGTTCACGGCCATGTTTTCCGAGAAGGTCAACAAATTTGTCATTGGACATGGGCTTAAGGAAGGTGTGACACACGGGTGCCTAATCAACCCTGATGCTATCAAGAAGGTTGAGGCTCACGCCAAAGACGCCATTGACAAGGGTGCCAAGGTTGTTGTGAAGGGTGGTCGTCTACCTGAGCTGGGACCTAGCTTTTACTCTCCTACTGTACTGACCAACGTCCCTCAAGACGCAGACGTCACCAAACAAGAAACATTCGGACCATTGTGCGCCATAGTTCCATTCGAAACTGCTGAAGAGGTCGTCAAGTGGGCTAATGACACTAATGTTGGACTCGCTGCTTATCTCTTCTCTAAGAACGTCGATACTATTTACACCGTTTCTGAAGCTTTAGAAACAGGTATGGTTTCTTGTAATACCGGAGTATTCAGCGAATGTGCTGTCCCCTTCGGAGGTGTCAAGGAATCTGGTTTTGGCAGGGAGGGATCTTTGCACGGTGTTGAGGACTACACCGTTATTAAGTCCACGGTCATTGGCGGCCTTCCTGAGAGGCTGTGAGCACCAATTCCAAGATATATAGTCGTGTCATACTTGTCATTCAGTTACTTTTGCTTTTACGTTCATAATAAGTACTTGTAAGCTAATACTATACCAGCTTCGCCTACGGACTTTTCGCGTGCAAGTTTTATGTCTCTGGCTTATTGTTCACGGAAAAGTTAAAGTCCTACAATTTGAGGATATCACAGGAAAGGCACAAAAGAGGGCTTCGACTAGAGCTAGAAGTTTCATGGACCTCTATGACCAATTGCCTAATAGTCGATTGATATGTCTTCCGGAATATGTGCCTGTATTGGAGTCTGCAAAACAGAACGGTGTCACTGTGGTGGAATTTCTCACTTTGAACCCAGATGAATTGACGAAGTTGGTGACGAGGTCCATTAATGACATTGTTAAGTTCCAAAATGCCTTAAAGCAAGAGTTTAGAGCTcaggtttttgagcttAATCCGCCCAAACAGGTTTCTGAACAGGATTGTTCTCTCGCCTTTACTTCAGGTGATAGAGACGTTGATGACCTTCTAGGAGGAGGGCTTCGGACTCACGGCATAACAGAaatctttggaagcagcTCGACTGGAAAGTCCCAATTCTTAATGCAGCTGTCGTTATGCGTTCAGCTACCTAAAAGCCTGGGAGGTTTGGATGGCAAGTGTGTCTACATTACGACTGAAGGCGACCTTCCGACAAGAAGACTGGATGAAATGATACGTTCCAAGTCTCAGAAGGACGGCTTCCAAAGTCTCTCTCAGGACAACATTTTCACGGTCAACTGCAACGATTTAGCGAACCAAGAACACATCTTAAACGTGCAGTTACCTATACTTATGGAAAGAAACCATGACATCAGGTTAATAATTGTTGACTCAGTATCTCACCACGTCAGAgttgagcttgagagaAGATCTTTTAAAGATTCTCAGGATAATAGGCACTACGTCGATAAGATGGCTCAGAATttgctgaacttctcaatCAAACATTCTGTCGCTGTTGTAGTGGCCAACCAAGTCGGAGATAAACCGTTGCCTGAAGCAAAACTCGCTGATAGTTCTGTTGAAAGGGGGCCCGCCAATTACGATTACCAGCTGGGCTGGACTGTGGGTTGGAAGGACTCTAGCATTCTTTATCGTCAACTCAATGACGGTTTAACATTAAGTGGTAAAGATAGGGGGCGACTGTGGTCAGACTCAGGAAATGAAAGTGTACTatctgatgatgaagattaTAATTTAATAGCAAATGCAGCGCAAGCTAGAACCAAGGAACTTGAATCCCAAAAATTGACAGGCAAGACCCTTCCCACGTCAACTGAGCAGGCAATCCTAACACCACGAAGTCAGTCTTCCTCATCTGGATCACCTGGAACATACTTCCCAATAATCAAGAAGAAACGCAATGTTGAGACCAAGTATCCAACAATGGGTCTTTCATGGGCAAACCACCTCAGCACCCGTATTTTGTTAAGGAAAAGTTACAAGGCTTCTCCATTAATCAAAAGTGGCGAGCTCGACCTCAACAAAGTTTTAGATACCAGCAGCTTTTGGCAGCCCCGCAGGACGATGAAAGTTGTATTTTCATCATATGCGCCGAGTCATGAGCTTGAATATATGATCACGTCAAGTGGTGTTGAGAGTGTTAAGAGCTTGTCTCTACAGATAAGCTGAGTATTGATACAAAGGTTTCATTCATACTACAAACGTTTATTTGCGCGATGCGCGCATTAAATCCAATACATGATCGAGTCGAACTCGAGTAGTTGCCAACCCAAATTTGAAGGGCGTGGGAAACAATTTAGTTACCCATCgagtcctcgtcgtcctcgaTAGCGTTTTCGTCATAAGAATTCGACGTGAGGTCGTACTCGCCCTCGAAAGCATTAGTTTCATGGTCAATTGTCAATCTTCGCCCctgctttctttttgagcctcCTTTATCTCcatcctcttcatcctcttctGCGAGCCCTGCTTGCGAGGAGTCTTCTGAAGAGATCGTCTTCAGCCTGAACACATTCAAGTATAAGTAAGCgactctctttctcttcttgttaAATAGAAACCACATGAGACTCCACAAATGACCAGGTTCGTCGTCAAGAAAGGATTTGGAGGGTTTATATTGATATATGGCGCAATCTGAGACGTCCATATGCGAGTTTATGGACTCCCATATCCACTCCTGCGGTTGCTTCCCGAAGGACATTAACGTATTTTCAAACTTCGAAATGAGAGACTTCATTGAGCTCTTGACAAAATCCGTAGGTTCCAGAGACGCAAAATCATGATCTGGATATGAAGCGTTTAGGATAGCAATGAGGTAAGCAAATGTTCTTCTGCTAGCTGTTTCGTTAATAGGGCCAAATGGGCCGATGTTAACGCTATCTTTGTTCTGTACTGAGGACCTTCGCCTTTGTAGTCCTGAAACAAGGGTCATGCTTCCAGCACTACTTGTTCTCCTTAAATTACCAATAGAGCGCGAGTAGGACtctgttgatgaagaactctGGTAACCTGACTCGGAGTTAACTAGCTCCTTTAGGTTTTGATCATTTAATTTATGAGTTTTCAGGGATGTGCCATTATTAGCGGTTCCGTTTGGGGTCTCGCTTACGGACATCCTTCTCTTCTGCTCCCAAAACGAAGTGGGTGAGCCTGACTCGCCACGAGTGCTATACAGATGGTTAGCatcgtttttgaaatctttcGGGGATGAAGAGAGCCCCTCAGGATTATCAAGCGCCATCTGTTGTTGTACAGCATTGTTGAACCCCTCATTTTCGACTAGCAACGAATCAAGGTGTCTGTCAATGGTTTTGTAGAGCTTTTTATCGGACGCAACTGGCTTCGTTGTAAAGATATCGCAACCACCATTGACTTTGCAGTCACTTGTTTCGAAATTCAGTGCCTGGTTGACCAGCTCGATATCTAGCTCGTCGATAAACTAGGCTTTTCAGTTAGTATTCCGTGAAACCCTTAGGTTTAAATGCCAAGGAAGTGTTTCCCTGTTATCAATTCCTTGGGAAGAAGCGCGTCAGTTCATACCTTCATGCTAGCTCGGGCGCTATCTAGAGATAGTTTGGTAGCTTACACGTTTTGCTGAAGTGCTTCGTTTGGCCGGaaaggcttttcaaagctgcttGTGCTATATTCCCGCTCAAATTAGTACCCCGTGCGACATGAACATAGGCATTCTTATTACGCGCAGTATGTGGTGTATCTCCCTAAGTATCGACAGATCCGGGTAAGAGTGAAAATACGGAGTTAAGTTAGATGCATGCATTAATTATTACAGACTATATACTGACGCGTTTTGATATTTGTCTTTGTAAATCCAATCAGCGCCTATGAGATCGGCGCCCCTTCTATCGGCAAGTCGGAACCAGGCAGCTGCTCTAGCCTTATTTTTTTTCCGAATTTTCGAACTCTTAGACCATATTGTTCCACTGAGGCACATGGAATCTACGTGACCTTTAGAAGCAGCAAGCTCCAAATATTTGATGGCTTTCAACTCATCTATCACTCCTATACCGTATCCTTTCAGGTAGGATATGCCGCATTCGTGCAGAGCAGGCGCCAGCGGTTCGGGTGAGACATGCGGTACATCTTTCAGCCTGAATGGGTCCATATCGACATTAAGCACTTCAGAGTCCTCGTCTTTGATACCAGCGGCTTTCTTGAGGTAACTGAAAGACTCTACATAGTTTTTCTCGATGCCAGAACCGTATCTTAAAGCTAGACCAAACAGTAGGTATCCCGTGGGATTGGAAGCTTCACATAAAACCTTCAGGTGCTCTGCGGATTCCTTAAGGAACCCTCTATTCCTGAGATCGATGGCCACCCTGATTCTAGAATCAGGGCTAAGTGGCCTGCCATCCCGCACAAGTGGTAATTCGGGCgttgttgtttttataGGATGCAAAATGTGCTTTGGTTTGaattcttttgagagcGACGCGTCTTTTGAACCAGACCTTTGGCTAGCTGATGCGTAGCGTAT
The Lachancea thermotolerans CBS 6340 chromosome G complete sequence genome window above contains:
- a CDS encoding resistance to Congo red protein (some similarities with uniprot|Q03446 Saccharomyces cerevisiae YDR003W); this encodes MPAILAKRIYYYDTSDSSAWVWARWLLFIIFLVVVVLYVFIINTRRRRSGRDPIRGTAWLAPPPSYGISQNHYNQPTNQNPVPVYTENANANDAGYFDQQGKFHPTGAPVVADDVPQPEPAVTRDDRHSLTTSSSSSIEYQRPQVPPPTETAYQRPPGPPPSAAEPGASKV
- the UGA2 gene encoding succinate-semialdehyde dehydrogenase (NAD(P)(+)) (highly similar to uniprot|P38067 Saccharomyces cerevisiae YBR006W UGA2 Succinate semialdehyde dehydrogenase involved in the utilization of gamma-aminobutyrate (GABA) as a nitrogen source part of the 4-aminobutyrate and glutamate degradation pathways localized to the cytoplasm), coding for MVESVQPKFARQELVKDAAYINGKWVKESDATFEVTDPASGEVIATLPDQDVSAVDEAIDAAYEAFGSFKKTTGRQRAVWLRKMYELMTEHAEDLGKLLSWENGKSLAEGVGEIKYAASFYEWYAEEAPRVNGTTINSAVPGNRVFTQRQPVGVCGIICPWNFPSAMITRKAGAALAAGCTVVLKPDSQTPLSALALAHVAEKAGVPPGVFNVVLSHTHTPEFGLRLCESPKVKKVSFTGSTAVGKILMKQSASTLKKLSFELGGNAPLIVFEDADLDKAVNEAIACKFRGLGQTCVCANRLYVQKSIIDKFTAMFSEKVNKFVIGHGLKEGVTHGCLINPDAIKKVEAHAKDAIDKGAKVVVKGGRLPELGPSFYSPTVLTNVPQDADVTKQETFGPLCAIVPFETAEEVVKWANDTNVGLAAYLFSKNVDTIYTVSEALETGMVSCNTGVFSECAVPFGGVKESGFGREGSLHGVEDYTVIKSTVIGGLPERL
- the RAD57 gene encoding putative DNA-dependent ATPase RAD57 (similar to uniprot|P25301 Saccharomyces cerevisiae YDR004W RAD57 Protein that stimulates strand exchange by stabilizing the binding of Rad51p to single- stranded DNA involved in the recombinational repair of double-strand breaks in DNA during vegetative growth and meiosis forms heterodimer with Rad55p) gives rise to the protein MDLYDQLPNSRLICLPEYVPVLESAKQNGVTVVEFLTLNPDELTKLVTRSINDIVKFQNALKQEFRAQVFELNPPKQVSEQDCSLAFTSGDRDVDDLLGGGLRTHGITEIFGSSSTGKSQFLMQLSLCVQLPKSLGGLDGKCVYITTEGDLPTRRLDEMIRSKSQKDGFQSLSQDNIFTVNCNDLANQEHILNVQLPILMERNHDIRLIIVDSVSHHVRVELERRSFKDSQDNRHYVDKMAQNLLNFSIKHSVAVVVANQVGDKPLPEAKLADSSVERGPANYDYQLGWTVGWKDSSILYRQLNDGLTLSGKDRGRLWSDSGNESVLSDDEDYNLIANAAQARTKELESQKLTGKTLPTSTEQAILTPRSQSSSSGSPGTYFPIIKKKRNVETKYPTMGLSWANHLSTRILLRKSYKASPLIKSGELDLNKVLDTSSFWQPRRTMKVVFSSYAPSHELEYMITSSGVESVKSLSLQIS
- the MAF1 gene encoding RNA polymerase III-inhibiting protein MAF1 (similar to uniprot|P41910 Saccharomyces cerevisiae YDR005C MAF1 Negative regulator of RNA polymerase III component of several signaling pathways that repress polymerase III transcription in response to changes in cellular environment targets the initiation factor TFIIIB): MKFIDELDIELVNQALNFETSDCKVNGGCDIFTTKPVASDKKLYKTIDRHLDSLLVENEGFNNAVQQQMALDNPEGLSSSPKDFKNDANHLYSTRGESGSPTSFWEQKRRMSVSETPNGTANNGTSLKTHKLNDQNLKELVNSESGYQSSSSTESYSRSIGNLRRTSSAGSMTLVSGLQRRRSSVQNKDSVNIGPFGPINETASRRTFAYLIAILNASYPDHDFASLEPTDFVKSSMKSLISKFENTLMSFGKQPQEWIWESINSHMDVSDCAIYQYKPSKSFLDDEPGHLWSLMWFLFNKKRKRVAYLYLNVFRLKTISSEDSSQAGLAEEDEEDGDKGGSKRKQGRRLTIDHETNAFEGEYDLTSNSYDENAIEDDEDSMGN
- the APC11 gene encoding anaphase promoting complex subunit 11 (some similarities with uniprot|Q12157 Saccharomyces cerevisiae YDL008W APC11 Catalytic core subunit of the Anaphase-Promoting Complex/Cyclosome (APC/C) which is a ubiquitin-protein ligase required for degradation of anaphase inhibitors including mitotic cyclins during the metaphase/anaphase transition), with product MQLEFKKVYPVFSWSWDIPGDDDADREIGDEDLCGICRVSYNGTCPGCKYPGDNCPLVIGECNHNFHVHCIQQWLATPTAKGLCPMCRQQFSLKRGVAINEGQVEKLANLLLQPRPAALAADDQDMMMDQEFAVR